CAAATAAGTTGTGTATGTCAACATGTAAATACTATATAATGACAGAAGAGCCATTACTTCCTGCAGACTACAGGTGAGTCTTCACAGGGTTAGTGTTATTCTAAAGCTTCCGCTGACTGCTTAAGCTATTTTTTGCAGACTTCTGTCATAACAAGGTTCATACGGAATTTTATTATTCAAAGAAGGACATCTAGATGCATTATCAGGCCTGATCAGCTTTATTAGGGTTAATATTCTTCCAAGTAAAGGTAAACTACTGTATTCAATCTATCTCTACATCTTCGCATAACACTGCCCTGAAGTGAGGTGTGAGGGGAGGTTTGAAAGGATAAAGGAAAGTATCCCTGACTCATATGTTAATGTTAACAGGATTTACTGCATTTACTTCTCACCTGTCAGCTCTTCAAATGAGGTATAGGGCTTCATGTTGAAGCGCATCCTGTAAGAGTTTAATGACTGAAAGCGCATCTGTCTGCCATTCTCAAGTGATTTTGTTGCCACCATTACTAGTGCAAGAGGGACATTACGACCACCTGCCACCTATAGAATAATATTCAAAACAAGACAAAGAAATAATGGTTTAATTTATAAAATTACTATATCTATGAAAGGAAAAGTATGAATATACCAAGATAAATGCAATACAAAACAAACATGCAACAAGACAAATATATAACCTCATTAATTCAGTACCAAGCATTGCTTACCCTGCCAGCTATCTGCTTGGAGAAAGACTCCACCAGGTTGTTTATTCCATAGTCTGTCACAATGGAGGTGTTGTAGAGAAACTGTTTGTAGTTGTAGACCTCGTCCTGAATGTGGAAGTTATCAGGCATCAGTGGGTGCCAGTGGTAGAGTGTGTTAAACTCAGCTGAGATCCGGTTCTGGTACTGAAAACGCTGGTTAAAGAGGAGCTCCGGATCAAATTTAAGCTTTAAGTGGTAGCCACTGAGATGTTGCACATATTCCTCAATTACAATCTTGATGGTTTCACCTGTCAAAAAAACCCACAGGGttatgttaaatattaaaaattaaacataccTTGTTATGAAACCTAAGATAGGCAACAGGTTGCCGAAAACTTATAACATTGCATACTTTTATAGTTAATTTATATATGAAATTAatctaaaatgtaatatatttagagttaataaaataatataataaggcCTTGATTTTCAGTAATACATAtcatttattatgattatttctGATTATGATAATTATGATTAATTGTCCTATATACCTATAACACACTAAGCAAAATATGCAAACCAATTCATATTACAAGCAGTGCCCTTACCAATTAAAATAAGTCTTGCGGTCTGGAAGAGCCTTTCATCGTCCCAGTCTGGATGCTCCTGCTtaagaacatcacacacacgaTTGTGTTCCCGAAGCCAGATAGTGGCAAACATCATCAGGCCAGGGACCAGACCAAAGGCTTCATGACCCACTGCAAAACGACGCGATTCAGGCACATGGGGAGGATAATGCATATCCACTTGGACCTCACTGGCTATGGGTGGATATACTTCACCATCCAGGACCTAAAATGTACAATACAGCATTTATAAACAACATtggtttggttattaaaaaaaaccataataataaagatGGTACAATTCATTTAAAGAGTGGGTCAGTGATTCGAAATCTGTAGATGTTTCAGGTTCTACAAATTAAAGGAGGTGGCAGGCAAAATTTAACAACTGAATCCTTGTGTGTTTAGGACATGAAAAACATATTTTGCtgctaaaattaaaaaaataaagagaaataaaacccAAATGCTGACATAATGCTTAAGATAGCCCAGAgttacataaacacataaaagGCAAAATCAGAgataagcttttaaaataagatTGTTAAGCTTTTAGTTCAGGCTTACCCACAGAAAAAGTAGCAACCTACCTGATATTTTAACTTGCCATCCTTGAAAAGTCGTAGCTTGTGCTGACGCTCCAGTTCCTCACCATAAATGTGGCTCAGATCAACCTGAAGAAAGCATGTAACAGCAGTTTATTAGATATGGAAGatatgatttgtttgttttttccacatAAGGGCTGACACAACTACCATGCTGTCAGATAAGGCAATCAGAGTTTTTGTTACAAGGTTGCCCACTTACCCCATGGTTCTTTGCCTTGGTAAAAGCTGGACCTCTCTTCATGTCAGTTTTAAAGAACTGATGAGTGAAGTGCTGGGCAAAGAATGCAAACATGAGACTGGTGCGTTGTGGATCAGGAATGAACTTCCTCCTCATCAAAAGCTTTTCCGCCACTACTTTCACATCGGGCAGCTCTTTCTTACCTGAAACAGTTTAGGAGCAACAGTTGAATTTCAGACCATCTGATCAATAGCATAATATAGGATACAGAGCGCCTTAAAGGATGCTGACATAAGGAAAGCAAAGACAGGATTAGGTCTGTCCTAAATGCCTGTGGTACTCTCTGGTATGCAGGCTAGTGATGCAACGCATGTCTAAGGTTGGTATTGGTACGCTCACAGAAATGCCAAAGAACAGGTTTGGGTAGGGAACAAGTGACGCTCACCTCTAACTCCCATCGGCGTTGGGCAATCCTTAGGAACGGGCGGTAATGTGCGTGTAAAATAGGACAGATTGGAATAGGCCTCCCAGCTCTTGTAACCATAAGCAGAGTTGTAGGTTGGGGGACTGTCAATCAAATCTGCGCGAGCTGATTAAACAGAAAATTTGATTAGAGATtgtatatgtattatatgtgtatatgtattagcTAGTAGTACTGCACTtaaaaatatttcaaatgtttatggttaaaaataaaacttaagatcTATAAGGTTATTTCATATTGGATTGTACTTACATGTTAGAACATAACGCATGACAGAGTTTCTCAAAAAAGAAATGTTGTTGACAATGTTCCAGACAGCTTTGAAGTGTGTCATGATGAAGTGCACCGTGTTTAGTTTTGGTTTCAGAGACACCTTTAACCACGTGAAGAATTCCGCTGTTTAGGGAAACAGTTATAAAAGCACATCAGACATGCATCTTCCAAATTTTGCTTTTATTAACACTAAGCATTTCCACCTACGTGTTGTGCAGTTTTGTCCATAATATCCAGTACGTGTACAGTCACATTCATAGGAGTCTTGACCAATGGCTGTACAGACGCCCCGGTTCTGACATGGCTGAGAGCAACAGGTGTCACCTGcaagcagagaaaaaaaaactttttataaaaagttattataattcttttgttgttttatatttCTTAATTAATAACTTGTCATGCATACACAAATAACTTTACACGTTCATTCTTCATTTCGTTATATAACTACCAAAACCATGGGTCACTGTAGGATATAATAGACAACTTAAGTAAACATCTAATGTCAGTTAGGCTTGatttttttaagttctttttacagtgtaaaactatgttattttttttcaaattatGCTAAGAAATTAATACACAAGAGTTTTTTTTCGGTTTGTTAGACCtaacacacatttttatatgTTAAATGGAGTATTAGCATTTAGCCTGtgtgtaatataatattaatacttataataatgataattttcAGTTAATTATATAGTCTATGGAAGAGTGATATACAATTAATTCTGTACAATTAGTTCTgtagaaaatgtaaacataatcccccccacacacaaatgaaaaatataaaacaactgtgttaatatattactatataatatagcatatgtagtatgtatgtatatatactttgATACACTATACATATACTATAATGTACAGATATACATGTACagatatacataatatatttaTGTGCAAATAGTTTATGTAAAGTTGACAGTACACACCATATAGCAATTTTAAAGCTAgttaaataatataaagtataatataaaaaagtgcACTTGCCTCCTTCGCAAGCCAAGAAGCTCAGGGATAAAATGAGCAGTACAGACAGGGTGGTGTACATTCCTGTGTGGTTTGTTAGTAAAGCACCTCAGATCTTTTCGTGTTCTCCTGCTCAGCTTCACTTTAGTCACTAAATCAAAAGTCTTTACTCACTGACTTTTATACTTAACGTGACGTCATCGAGCGTCCTCACACCCAATCGGCTCGCTGCTTTTTTATAAGCGCTCTACCTGCAATATAAAATaatgcgtctctctctctctctctctctctctctctctctctctatcaatTCAATgtaattcaaagtgctttattagcatgacacaTATTaagtttataaaaatatttggTAATTTGTATAGCCAAAGCTTCTGTACAGACTAAAAACGTACCTTGTTATGAAAcctgtataattttttttcaattttaatgtgtgcataatgtgtacaTGATTCCCCCacaaataaaacatatacaGACCGTTTTAGTTTTAgagaaaatatgtattttaatagAGATGGGAAAATTTGTGACAATTTCTAAAGCAATTTAAGATTTATAAATAGTCAAAAATAATTGCATAAAACGTGTCCATTGATTTAACATTAGTCAATTTCATTAGTAATTAGCCCTAAATCAAActagaacaacaaatatataaaatgtgtgtatttagctcaggcccagagaactttgTGGTGTTTCTGTATAAAATTGATATCTGGCTTTTTTCTGTCTGTTATAGTTTCAGgttacatttcttgatgcagtgcggctgtgttaaatgacaacagtttaaggacccatcattgcttgtacatGCTGAGCCTTTAatggatcttttttttttaacccaatcatgattccctcacctttTATAAATTcttctgcttattgtggaatgtttcaaaacactgtaCCTTTAAATGTTCTATTAACTTTTTACACTATTTTGCCTCTTTTTTGCAATTTAAGATTTATAAAtagtacataaaaaaataattgcatAAAACGTGTCCATTGATTTAACATTAGTCAATTACATTAGTATTAGCCCTAAAACAAACTAGAACAACCAATATAcaaaatgtgtgtatttatgtgtgtaaaaCCCAAAAATTTGGTTCGAAACTTGTACATTACTCTTCAATCCAATGAGCTTTATTGgcgtgatatatatatatatatatatatatatatatatatatatatatatatatatatatatatatatgggctGTCGAtcgattaaaaaaatgtaactAATTAATCGCACAATTTGCTgtaattaatcgcgattaatcgcatttttcCTTAATAC
The sequence above is drawn from the Trichomycterus rosablanca isolate fTriRos1 chromosome 9, fTriRos1.hap1, whole genome shotgun sequence genome and encodes:
- the ptgs2b gene encoding prostaglandin G/H synthase 2; translated protein: MYTTLSVLLILSLSFLACEGGDTCCSQPCQNRGVCTAIGQDSYECDCTRTGYYGQNCTTPEFFTWLKVSLKPKLNTVHFIMTHFKAVWNIVNNISFLRNSVMRYVLTSRADLIDSPPTYNSAYGYKSWEAYSNLSYFTRTLPPVPKDCPTPMGVRGKKELPDVKVVAEKLLMRRKFIPDPQRTSLMFAFFAQHFTHQFFKTDMKRGPAFTKAKNHGVDLSHIYGEELERQHKLRLFKDGKLKYQVLDGEVYPPIASEVQVDMHYPPHVPESRRFAVGHEAFGLVPGLMMFATIWLREHNRVCDVLKQEHPDWDDERLFQTARLILIGETIKIVIEEYVQHLSGYHLKLKFDPELLFNQRFQYQNRISAEFNTLYHWHPLMPDNFHIQDEVYNYKQFLYNTSIVTDYGINNLVESFSKQIAGRVAGGRNVPLALVMVATKSLENGRQMRFQSLNSYRMRFNMKPYTSFEELTGEKEMAAELEELYGHVDAVELYSGLLVEKPRTNAIFGETIVEMGAPYSLKGLMGNPICSPEYWKPSTFGGKVGFDIINTATLQKLVCNNVKGPCPIASFLVPDGVDSVATTINASTSHSGSKDMNPTLLLKERASEL